The Crocinitomicaceae bacterium sequence CAGCCAATTCACGGGCATTTATTTTGCCTACGAGTAATAATTTGATCCAGTCAATGAGCTCACTGGTTGAAGGTTTTTTCTTTAATCCCTGTATCTCTCTCAAACGCACAAAATGCTTCATGGCCTCATTCATGAGTGATTCTTCAAGGTTAGGGTAGTGTACTAAAACAATTTGCTGCAAAGTATCTCTGTCAGGGAACGTGATGTAATGAAAAAAGCAACGACGCAAAAAAGCATCCGGCAATTCTTTTTCATTATTTGATGTGATGATTACAATTGGACGATGTTTTGCTTTAATGGTTTGATTCAGTTCATAGCAATAGAATTCCATTTTATCCAATTCTAACAAAAGATCATTTGGAAACTCTATGTCTGCCTTATCAATTTCATCTATCAAAAGTACCACTTGTTCATCAGCATCAAACGCGTTCCATATTTTACCTTTGATGATATAATTTGCCAAATCTTGTACTTTAGAGTCGCCCAATTGTGAATCACGCAAACGTGAAACCGCATCGTATTCATACAGGCCTTGCTGTGCTTTAGTGGTAGATTTGATATGCCAGGTGTATAAGTCTTTTTTTAACGCATTAGCCACTTCATGTGCCAGCAATGTTTTGCCTGTGCCCGGTTCACCTTTAATAAGTAGTGGTTTTTGCATGATAACGGCCGCTTTCACTGCTGTTTGCAAATCGTCTGAAGCAACGTAGGTTGCAGTTCCTTTAAATTCCATAAGGTGGGAATGTTTTAAACAAATTTACCTCAAATTCAGCAAAGGATACCTTGTTACGCTATGGTTTCTATTATCATCCCTGTGATGTTGTGTGGCATAAAAAAAAGGGCACTGTTTCCAGAGCCCTTCTTTAAAAACTTATAGGTGAATTATTTTTTCACGAATTTTTTTACTTGTTTTCCGTCGTTGTTAACGAGTTCAATGAAGTAAATTCCAGAGTTGAATTCATCTAAAGAAATCACTACATTTTTATCTCCGTTTACTGTGCCTACATTAATAGTGGCAACAATTTTACCGGTGATGTCCAATACGTTGATAACAGTGTTTTCTGATTTATTCAAAGTCAGGCTAACAGTGATGTTTTCGCTAGCAGGGTTTGGATAAACATCAAAACGATCTGAAACAGTCATTTCTTCAGTGCTGGTGAAATCATTTAATAATAGGCGTACAAATGGAGCCGATGGACTTGAAAGAGAAACCAATGAAGTAGCTTCATCAGTACCTGCAACAGATCCTTGCATCAATGCACCGCCCATTTCAAACCCAACACTCTCAGTTCCGCCATAATGAGCACCCATTGCAAGGAATGCATCACCGGCAGTTGCCGTGATAGGACCGTCAAAATATAAGGTAATGAATTGACCATTGTCTCCGGTTACAGTTGTGTAATCAGCTGTTTGATCTTCGTACACGTAAGTTGAACCGTCAAATTTATAAAGCAGATAATACATCAACTGATCTTCAACAACCACGTTATTGTCAAGGCGAGCGGTAATACCACCAATCACATCATCATTTTCAATGGTGTAGATGTTTCCGATTGAGCAAGCACCATCATTGTTTCCTGCCCAGTTATAGAACGCTGCAGTTGGGTTGCCATAATCAGTAGCATACGTGTATGTTGTTACTGAATAGTTTTCATTATCCATGGTGTTATTAGCAAGCTCATCATCTGTAGCGTCAGCTATAACTTCAAACTCAATAGTATAATTTCCAAGTGCAGATGGAGTGATAGCAGTTGTTACCCAGATTGTGTCGTTCTCATTATTTGCAAGGTTTGCAATGCTTGCAGTTGAAACTCCGCTTCCTAAAGATGTCATTGATGGGTCAAAAATCTCCCAGTTGATTTTCACGTTAGTTTGGTCAAGGAACCCAATGTTTTTTACATCAGCACCAATAGTAAATGGCACTACTTGGTTTGAAGGCACTTGAGAATACATGAAAGCGTTCACCATGTCACCGTGGAATGTTGACGTAATTTTCATGTCATTATCAGGTAATTCTGAAATGGTGATGTTGTCAAACTGCCAACCGTAATCCCAGTTACCGGTCCAACGCAAACGTAATTTTACGTTTGATGCATTAGTGATATATGGAGAAATATTGATAGATACAATCTCAGGGTTTGGACGTCCTTCACGACCAACACTGTTATTCATGATTTCAACTTCATCCCATGTTGTACCGCCATCATCAGATACGGCAAGGAACAAAGTATCAGATTGCCACCCGGCATAGAATTGTTCAAATTCAACTTTTAATTGGTATGGACCCGCAGCAGGCGCACCTAAAGCTACAAGGTCAATTACAGGTGAAGTCAATGTTGCATCTTCCTGAACGCCTGATGAACCATCAGAGTCTGAATCAAACAACACCCAGTTTGTTGGGGTTGAAGTTAACAGAGCAGGAATAACAAACGTAGATCCTGCATCATTGGCGTGACCTGTGTTTGTGATTTCGAAATCAACCGGACCACTTTGAGTTTGTGCAACCCATCCGTTGAATCCTGCATCAAAATCTTCGGTGTAGAATACTACGCGATCAGCATAATGATTTGCTGCATCACGCATATCAACAAACGTAATTCCGTTTGGAGCATGTTTGGTAGTACTTGCAAATTGATATTGACCATGAACAGCGTATGGAGTTTGTGCTGTCAACATGCCTGAAACCAATGCAAAACCTACCAATGTGTAGATTTTTTTCATAGCTAAATTAATTTTATAACTGCGTAAAGATAGAAAATTAAAACAAAACAGCCCACCAAATGGCAGGCTGTCAGGCTTAATTTTATACAGGTCAGACTGTTTCTGTAATATAATTCTCAATTGGTAAGCATGAACAAACCAAATTGCGGTCACCGTACGCGTTGTCAACACGACGAACTGAAACCCAGAATTTATTAGACTTCAGGTAAGGCGCAGGGTACGCAGCTTTTTCTCTTGAGTAAGGTAAATTCCAATCACTTGAAGTGACTAATGCTGCAGTATGAGGTGCATTTTTAAGTAGATTATTATTTTGGTCAAGTCCTTTAGAGGCAATCTCTTCAATTTCTTGACGAATGGTTATCATGGCTTCAATAAAGCGATCCAGTTCTGCCTTGTCCTCACTCTCAGTTGGCTCAATCATCAAGGTATTTGCAACAGGGAAAGAAACTGTTGGTGCATGAAATCCAAAATCAATCAGACGTTTTGCAATATCACCTGCCTCAACACCGCTAGTGCGTTTGAAGTCACGGCAATCAGCAATCATTTCATGTGCAACTGTTCCGTTTTTACCGGTATACAAAATTGGATAATGCGCGGCAAGTTTCACGCGTAAATAGTTCGCGTTTAAAATGGCGTTTTTAGTTGATTCAGTGAGTCCTTTTGAACCAAGCATTTTAATGTACGCATATGAAATAATGAGAATTAATGCACTTCCATAAGGAGCAGATGAAACTGCTTTAATTGCTTGTTTACCACCTACACCTTTAACATGTGGATTTCCAGGAAGAAAATCTACCAAATGTTTTGCAACTCCAATTGGTCCCATCCCTGGTCCGCCGCCTCCGTGAGGAATAGCAAAAGTTTTGTGCAAGTTGAGGTGACACACATCAGCTCCAATATTTCCCGGATTTGTCAATCCAACTTGTGCATTCATATTGGCGCCATCCATATATACTAATCCGCCGTTATTGTGAACAATGGTTGTCACGTCTACGATGGTTTCTTCATATACTCCGTGTGTTGATGGATAGGTAACCATTAAACAGCTCAAATTATCTTTATGCTGTTCAGCTTTAGTTTTTAAATCTGCAACATCAATATTCCCATCTTCGTCACATTTCACAACAATAATTTCCATGCCTGCCATTGCCGCAGATGCCGGATTGGTGCCGTGGGCTGATGCCGGAATTAAACAAATAGTGCGGTGATGATTACCATTTGCTTCATGATATGCTTTGATAACCATGAGGCCGGCATATTCACCTTGAGCGCCAGAATTTGGCTGAAGTGACATACCTGCAAAACCGGTAATTTCACATAAGTCTTCAGCCAATTTTGAAGTTAACTCTGAGTAGCCCGCAGTTTGATCAGCCGGTGCAAATGGGTGAATGTCACTGAACTCAGGCCATGAAAGCGGAATCATTTCAGAAGCCGCGTTTAGTTTCATGGTGCATGAACCTAATGAAATCATACTGTGCACCAGTGACAAATCTTTATTCTCTAAACTTTTCAAATAGCGCATCATTTTTGATTCAGAGTGATGCGAATTAAACACGGGATGAGTAAGAATTTTATCAGTACGCATCAAACCTGATGAAGCAGATTTTACGCCTTGCCAATTTTCTTTGGTTAAGGTAGTAGCAGTTTTGCCCACCAATTTAGCAAACATCTGTAGTAAATTGTTTACATCGTCAGCGTTAATTGTTTCATCAACCGAAAGGGTTACTTCTGTATTGCTTTTATAGAACAAATTAATTTTTGCTGATTCAGCCAGTGTTTTTATTTCTGCAGTAGTTTTACCTGCAGGCAATGCAATGTGTAAGGTGTCAAAAAATGTAGCATTGAGAGATTGATATCCCATTGCTTTTAATTGTGATTCAATCAAACCGGCCTTCTGATGAATTTCATTCGCAATTTCTTTTAAATGTACCGGCCCATGATAAACCGCATACATGCCCGCCATTACTGCAAGCAAAGCCTGAGCAGTACAAATATTGGAAGTTGCTTTGTCACGTTTAATATGCTGCTCACGTGTTTGCAAAGCCATACGCAAAGCGTGGTTACCGTCAACATCCACAGATACGCCAATGATACGACCCGGAATAGTGCGTTTAAATTCATCGCGCGTTGCAAAAAAAGCTGCATGCGGACCGCCGAATCCCATTGGAACACCAAAGCGTTGCGTGTTGCCGAATACTGCATCAGCACCAAAATCACCAGGTGCTTTGAGCAGCACGAGTGACATAATATCTGCTGCAAAACCAACTTTGATATTGGCGGCGTGTGATTTATTTACAAAATCTGTCCAATCTGTTGCTACTCCATTTTTGTCAGGATATTGAAGAATTGCACCAAAATATTCAGATCCGAAAGAGAATTTTTCAGGTGAACCCACCACTACTTCAACACCAAAGTTTTCAGCGCGCCCTGTTACTACATCTATAGTTTGTGCAAAACAGTTTTCAGAAATAAAAAACTTATTTACGTTCGCTTTTTCTTGTTCACGTGTGCGTGAATTGTAGAACATAATCATAGCTTCAGCTGCCGCGGTGCCTTCATCAAGAAGCGAGGCGTTGGCAATTTCCATTTTTGTCAAATCAAGAATCATGGTTTGAAAATTCAACAAAGCTTCTAGACGTCCTTGTGAAATTTCAGCCTGATAAGGCGTATACGCTGTATACCATCCCGGATTTTCAAAAACATTGCGCAAAATAACGGAAGGCACAAGGGTATTATAATAGCCTTGTCCCAGATATGATTTGAACACTTTGTTTTTTGATGCTATTGTTTTGATGTGCGCCAGAAACTCATGCTCAGTCATGGCGCTGTCAATTTTCAGTGGAGCCTTAAGACGGATACCGGCAGGAACTGTTTTGTCAATGAGCTCATCCAGTGAGTTTACACCAATTGCCTTTAACATGGAGTTGCGCTCTGCAGAGTCTGGTCCAATGTGTCTGTTTTCAAAAATCATACGGATATTGTTTGAGTATATTATTCTTAGTTATTATTAGCAAATATAACGAGAATAGGAACGCGCAAAGGTTTGCCAAAAATTATCTTCACAAATTATTGTAATGCTGTTAAGCAGAGTAAAATATGATGAACAATTTTTAATAATCAGGTTTACAGCCTCTTTTCATTTGATTAAAAACCCTAATCTAATTGTATGATGAAACCTAAAAAATGATCACCTTTACCCTATAAATAATTGTCATGCGCATTGTAATTTGCTTATTGTTATCATGCTTTTTTATTCCTGTATTTGGACAATCTGACTCTATTATTTTGCTCAACGGCAAAGTATACCGAGGTGAAATAACGAGCTATGAAAATGGAATCTTAAAATATCAGGGGCTTGATAAAAAGAATCAATCAATACCGATGGAACTGACCGCAGATCGGTTGTTTTCTTTTACTGATGATGGCCAAGAGACGGTAGTGTATTTGCAAAACGAATTTGCCGGAGATTTTCTAACTGTGCACGAAGCTAAAAATTCTACCCTTGGCAGTTATGATGCGCGTCAAACCTTTAAACCCAGAGTGGCGTTTATAACCGGTCTATTGTGCGGTTATGGAATTTCACTGCTTGACACGTATTATTCTCAGAGGTCATATGATGATTTTTATGCTGCCAATTTCACGCCCCCAAGTAAAATAGTTGGTTTTTTTGGTTCTGCTCCCAGTTTGCTTCCTATTGTTTCTCCTATTGTATTATCAGCCGTTTGGGGTTTGCCTTCATTCAGGCTGAAAGAACATCAGATATTGCAAAAGAATCTTTTTGGTGATGCAAGTTATTACCGCGGATATCATAGAGTGGCAAAACAAAAACGTGTTTTGGCCTCCTTGCTTGGAAGTGCCATTGGTATTGGTGCCGGAATGATATCATACTATATTTTTAACCCGTATTAAATTCTATCGCAGCGCTCAGATATTTGGTTTACACGAATGTATGGCTGGCTGCCGGCGCAGTTGCAACCACCTGGTATCATTTTGTGTTGTTGAATTTAAAACCAGATGCGTATTGTTTGAGTTTTGTTTTTTTCTCTTCACTTTTCATTTATACTTTTCAACGATTCATTAAAGTAAAAACAAATCAATCGCTACAAACATCATGGCTAGACTTCTACACCAAGAACTACAGGCTGATTATTCTGCAATTGTTTCTTTCAGCCGGTATGTCGATAACAAGTTGTTTTTTTTTGAAAACAGAAGTGTTCTATCTCATGATACCTGTGGGCGCCATTTCTCTGCTATATGCAGGACGCTATATTCATCCTAGTTTTAACGGGTTGAGAGAAATTCCTTTTTCAAAGGCATTTATTGTTTCAATTACCTGGATTTTAGTAACTGTGGGCTTACCTTTCATGCACTCCAATCATGCTTTTGATTTGCATTTAATCTATTTTGTAATGGGGCGGTTTTTTTTCATATTATCTCTGGCAATTTTATTTGATTATCGTGATCGGGCTATTGATGATCATTCATTGCGCACCATGCCTCAAATATTAGGCACAAAGGCCTCTCTGTGGTTGGTTGGGTTTTTAGTAATAAGTTCTGTTGGGTTTGAAATTTGGAGCGGAATAGTATTTCTTTATTCTGCCATACTGGTTGGGTTGTTTGCCTTAGTTTTAACTTTTTTGGCACCCAATAAAAAAGGGGATTTCTTCTACTCTTTTTATGTTGATGGATTATTATTATTACCTGCATTATTTTTGTTTGCCCAAATTATTATCTCCGGATGAGTTTATATCCCACTGAAAAATAAATTGAGGCGTATTTGTTGAGCAGGAATCCATCCATATAACTTTTACTTCTGTCAACATATACTGCCAGCGTAAACCTATCAATGCCTGCTTCAAAACCTAATTTCACCATAGGATAGCTTGACCTCTGTTTCTCAGGTGTTGGCCAATCACTATTCAGTTTAGTATTGCCGAATTTATTAAAAAGTTCATCAGGGGTTGTGTTGATATCTGATGTCATGCTTCCCTGATAAGCATAAATATTAGTATTGCCGATGTTGTAATAATTCTGATCAATGGTTTGATAAATTTCCAATTCATTTACGCCATCTGGCAAATCAACAAATTGTAATGAACGGTGTAGCATGGCAGTGAACCCGCTGCCAACAACAATACTAAAATAGAACAAATCACGGTCAACAATTTTAAACGATAGGGCAGTGGCAAAATTTGTTAAATTGAAAATATTGCGATACACTCCTGCCCGCACGCGGGGTTCGTTATTTGTGAAAAGCCAGTAATTACCTATAGTGTCATGTATTGTGGTTCCGGTGAATTCAACCGTTTCAATGTCTGTTGTTAAACTTGATGAGCCGATAGATATCTCTAAAGCAAATCGTTTTCCAAAATTTCTGCTTGCTAAAAAATCAAGTTGACCTGACCAAAATACCCGTTTCACATCACCAAAAGTGAGTACCTGCACCTTTTCAGCACTTTGTATTTCACTACCGTTGTAATAGAGTATTGAATCTCTTGACATAACGGACAGTCTGTTTGCCGGATCAGTATAAAACGTGCTAACCTCATTGAAGCCACGACGGTTAAGCCGCACGCCAAATTCCCATTTATATCTTTTCTTTTCAATATTGGAAACTACTATGTCATCTGAACTGATATCTTCTCTGACAACTTTTTTACCATACGATGCTGAGAACAAGTTGGCACAAAAGGTGAAGCCATACGAGTGAACTCGTTCAAATGGTGTGTTTGGGTTTACATAAACAACGGTGCTATTGGTAATACCGCTGGTAGAACGGAATGAAACGCCACCCTGATAATATAGCCCCGCACGAAATCTATAGAATTCGGCTCCCAATCCCAGATTAATATAATAGGTGTTCTCAGCAAATTTGCTTACACCTTGATTGATGGCGTTATAATCATATACGGTTGGTCTTGAAAAATCTAGATTTTGATAGGTGTATTTTCTATATTTTCCCTTGACCGTAAAGCCCATAGTAATATATGGTTTAATACTTCTGTGTGGCAATAACCTAAAACCGAAATTGCCTGTAAGCGAAAGCACTTTGAACTCTTCTGTTGATCTAATTATTTGCTCATTACTCAGTATAGCTGCATTGATGTAGTTAAGATAATCTGAGGTGTCAACATTGGTGAAGCCGTTGGCCTGCGCCTGGGTTACAAAATCAGCGTACGTGCCATAATTATCAATATAGTATGAGCGATTAAAATTTGAAACGCCCTCCATGTTTAGCGTGTGTGCAGCATTGGATAGTTTAAGATCAATAAAATACCGTCTGCCAAAATTAAATCTGAAATAAACGGGAATTTCAAAGTTGTTCACCATGGAGAATTTAGTGAAATAAAGATTCATGGTGTCTCCATTCAAATCAAGTACTGATATTGCTTTGTTCTGCTCTGATGGTTCATCAGAAAGACCGTATTTTTTAACCAGGTTGGTGTTTTGTTGAACTTCCACCCCAAAATCAAATGTTTGATTAAATGCGCGTTGTGACACAATTACCAGAATCAACAGAAGCAAGTTTTTATTCTTCATAATGCGTATTATTTAATTCTGAAATCTGTACTAAGGTTTTCTACCCTTGATGTGGGTGTTTGTTTTCCACCGGTTAGTTTTGACACTTCAAAGAGCAAATATTCTTGCAGTTCAGACAAGGTAATAATGCGGTTTTTATTGAGATCAGCTGCGCCTGATGACAGGCCGTAAAGCAGACACCAAGTGAATACACCGTTTTTTAGTTGATCTGTTTCAATGGCATACTCGGTGCCGCCCGCGCTTGAAATTACGCTGGTTCCGTTGTTGAGTCGCATATCAGCAAATAATGTTTTTGCTAAATCAAATGAACCCGTGCTGTCAAGAAGCATAAAACTGAGCGGTGATCTGAACTTGATGTCTCCTTGTTCGTTTTCTATTAGGTCAGTCTTTATTATGTCGTCTTTATCTATTTCACCGGAATGACAGGCATCAATGAACATCACTTTTTTTCTGCTTTTCACTTTGTCCATCAAATCATCCAATGACTCATAAGAAATACCTTTTTCTGCCGGATTATTAAAGTCTAAATCATGCGTGGCTAAAAAATAATTCAAATTTTCATCTAATACTCCATGTCCGGCAATGAAGATTATTACCACATCGTTTACCGCTGCCGGCGATAAAAAGTCAATAATTTCAGGAAGCATAGATTGAGTCACTTCAGTATCTACTAATAATTTAGTTTTAGTTGAGTTGAAGGGGCCAAAAGGTTTTGAAAACCAATTTTTTAAATCTTCTGCGTCTTTCCTCGCAAAATTTAGGTTATATTGCTTTTGATGATAGTTTGAAACTCCAATTGAAACCAAATACAAGTCAGATCCCGGATCTTTTTTATGTGCTTCAACCGAGAACGATTCTTTGACTGAAGAGATGCCTTTTTCATTCACGCAATGGATCTGAAAATAATTAGTGCCCGGGTTGAGTTCAATTTCAAAACTGTCCTTCCACTGCATGCCGGAAATTTCTTTTCCGAACCTTCCGAATTCCGGGACCCCGTTAATTCTCAAATGCAACTTGTCCAACTCATTATTCGCATCAAAGCAAGATATGCTCAGAAGCACTTTATTCTCAGTGATTAATTTTTCAAGCTTTCTAGTGAAGGAAATATCCGGCGCATCAATTTCAGATGAGAGAATTGATTCATGCATATTCATTTTTTTTAGGCGCTTCAAATATGCATTTCGGTAGGCGTTCACATACAGCGAATCGTAATAAGGAAGTCGGGCCGCTATTAAATCAGGTCGGTTGTAAAGAATATCAAATTGTTCAAACGCATACAGTCTTCCATTCTTTCTAAAACTAACCTGATCTAGCGCCTTTTTTGAAGAAAAATAAAACCCTTCAGGGTGAATATAAATGAACTGCCCGCCTTTGAATGGGCCGAATGTGACCAACAATTCGCCTGACTCATCATCCCAAAATCGGATGAGTCCGTCACGACCTGCGGTTGCAAAAAACTTGAATGCGCTATTGTATTTAGCACACGTAACTTGATTAGTTGAATTATGCTGATTTAAAATATTAGCGAGCACTGCACCGGGTGAAGAACTTGATTCGTTGGTATTGAGCCCATCCATTTTCAGCAGATCAGATAGATGGGGTTCAAGCAGAAAATCATCGGAATGTTTGATTCCTTTTTTTCTATCTCTCATGTATTCAACTGCGCGCCCTGTGAGGTATTTGCACTTGGTCATGCTTAAGGTATTGGTCTCAAAATACCAAATTACTTCATAGGCTTCAATTTTATCATAAGTATTATCAGCATCCATGGATTTGCGCTTTTTGTAAACCAGACAAACCGCAGAATCTGGGGTAAAGCTAATCAAGTGATTTATTGACCAAGAGAATCTGGAATTCAACACATCAGATGACGGACTTACTGTGTTTACCATGCTCATATTTGAAACCAAATGCGTACGCCGAAGCGAACCATCATGATAACCAATGAGAATTTCTTTGCCATCTTCTGAAAAAAGAAAGTCATTAATTTGACTCACAGCTCCATAGAGTTCTTTCATGGGCGTGTAGGAATCAACATCCCAAATGGTGATTTTTCCTTCATCACCGGCCGACGCAAGAAAGTGACCTGAGTGAGATAAAGCCAACGCGTTCAGACGATCATGATCTCCCAGTAAGATTTTTTTCAAGCTGAATTTTTTTAAATCTATAATTGAAATCTGACCTGAATTATCAGCCAGATAAAGCATAGTGCTATCTGCAATTACCGCGTTAAATGTGTTAAGCATCCAGTCACTACTGGTTCCCCTGCGCTTTTTGCCTTGCAGCTCCACCTCACCGGCAAGACCATGTTTTGATGTAAAATAAACAGCAGTAGATTGCGGATTGAAAGTAAGTGAATTCACCTGCGCAGGTATTTTTTTTATTAGCTGCCAATTGGTTTGGTCCAACACGTAGCAGAAATCTTCTTCTTGTCCTCCAAGAACAATATGTTTGTGATCAGGGCTAATTGACACTGCATCAAAAGTGTGTTTTGGAAAAATGCCTATTCGCTTGCCTAACTTATTTTCCGCAGGGTGAGATATAGAAACGGTAAAGGCTTGATTATCATCTTTCAGGATGTTCGTAACCGACATTAACCAAACCTGTTTTCCGGCAACTGCCAATTCATTTTCATTGGATGAAAGATGGATATCGTTCACTGCAAAATCAAATTGAATTTCTTTGATAATTTCTGCTGAAAAATATTGCCAAACTTTTATTGTACTATCTAGTGATGATGAAATGAGTAGATTCTGATCTTTTAAAAAAATTAAATCAGTAATGGCATGGTCATGTGCTGAAATAGTTTGCGCTTGTTTACCGGAAAGCAAATCCCAGATAACAATTTTCCCATCAGTATCACCTGAGGCAAGATATATGTCTCCTGCGCTGAATGCAAGTGCCGTAACAGGATCAGAATGACCTGTTTGGACAGCCAATTCAGTGCCCTGTGACCAGGAACATAGTAAAGAAAATAATCCGGTAAAAAATAGGATGAACCGGTAACTGCAGTTTTTCATTTTCGCTACCGAAGATAATCAAATTCAGCGCTAAGCAAAAACCTGATCAAGGCAAAGGCAGAATTTTTTCGCGCAATCATCCAATATTTCTTGTGTGTGAGCTGCTGATACAAAACCAACTTCATAACCCGAAGGACCTAAATAAATTCCTTGATCAAGCAACAAACTGTACAATTTTTTGAATTGATCCATGCTTGATGGGTTAATTTCATCTGATTTGCGAATAACATTGGTTGAAAATGCTAACCAGAAAATAGAACCAATTTGTACCATTTCAAATTCATATCCTTTTGACTTAGAGTGATTCATGATACTTTCAACGAAATGTTTAGTTTTATTTTCAAGTGTTTTGTAAAAGTCGTTTTGAAGACATTGAGACAGTTGGGCAAAACCAGCCGCCATAGCAACGGGATTACCTGAAAGTGTACCGGCCTGATACACATTACCAATCGGTGAAATGCAAGACATAATTTCTTTTGAAGCCCCATAAGCACCAACCGGCATGCCACCACCAATAATTTTCCCATAGGTTACTAAATCCGGCTTAATGCCGTAATATCCTGCTGCACCGGTGAATGACACCCTAAAACCTGAAATCACTTCGTCAAAAAACAGCAAGATGTTGTGATCAGTACATGTTTTACGCAAAAATTCAAGGTATTC is a genomic window containing:
- a CDS encoding MoxR family ATPase, which codes for MEFKGTATYVASDDLQTAVKAAVIMQKPLLIKGEPGTGKTLLAHEVANALKKDLYTWHIKSTTKAQQGLYEYDAVSRLRDSQLGDSKVQDLANYIIKGKIWNAFDADEQVVLLIDEIDKADIEFPNDLLLELDKMEFYCYELNQTIKAKHRPIVIITSNNEKELPDAFLRRCFFHYITFPDRDTLQQIVLVHYPNLEESLMNEAMKHFVRLREIQGLKKKPSTSELIDWIKLLLVGKINARELADAKSLHKLPYIGAMLKNEQDIQLINQRY
- a CDS encoding T9SS type A sorting domain-containing protein, producing the protein MKKIYTLVGFALVSGMLTAQTPYAVHGQYQFASTTKHAPNGITFVDMRDAANHYADRVVFYTEDFDAGFNGWVAQTQSGPVDFEITNTGHANDAGSTFVIPALLTSTPTNWVLFDSDSDGSSGVQEDATLTSPVIDLVALGAPAAGPYQLKVEFEQFYAGWQSDTLFLAVSDDGGTTWDEVEIMNNSVGREGRPNPEIVSINISPYITNASNVKLRLRWTGNWDYGWQFDNITISELPDNDMKITSTFHGDMVNAFMYSQVPSNQVVPFTIGADVKNIGFLDQTNVKINWEIFDPSMTSLGSGVSTASIANLANNENDTIWVTTAITPSALGNYTIEFEVIADATDDELANNTMDNENYSVTTYTYATDYGNPTAAFYNWAGNNDGACSIGNIYTIENDDVIGGITARLDNNVVVEDQLMYYLLYKFDGSTYVYEDQTADYTTVTGDNGQFITLYFDGPITATAGDAFLAMGAHYGGTESVGFEMGGALMQGSVAGTDEATSLVSLSSPSAPFVRLLLNDFTSTEEMTVSDRFDVYPNPASENITVSLTLNKSENTVINVLDITGKIVATINVGTVNGDKNVVISLDEFNSGIYFIELVNNDGKQVKKFVKK
- the gcvP gene encoding aminomethyl-transferring glycine dehydrogenase → MIFENRHIGPDSAERNSMLKAIGVNSLDELIDKTVPAGIRLKAPLKIDSAMTEHEFLAHIKTIASKNKVFKSYLGQGYYNTLVPSVILRNVFENPGWYTAYTPYQAEISQGRLEALLNFQTMILDLTKMEIANASLLDEGTAAAEAMIMFYNSRTREQEKANVNKFFISENCFAQTIDVVTGRAENFGVEVVVGSPEKFSFGSEYFGAILQYPDKNGVATDWTDFVNKSHAANIKVGFAADIMSLVLLKAPGDFGADAVFGNTQRFGVPMGFGGPHAAFFATRDEFKRTIPGRIIGVSVDVDGNHALRMALQTREQHIKRDKATSNICTAQALLAVMAGMYAVYHGPVHLKEIANEIHQKAGLIESQLKAMGYQSLNATFFDTLHIALPAGKTTAEIKTLAESAKINLFYKSNTEVTLSVDETINADDVNNLLQMFAKLVGKTATTLTKENWQGVKSASSGLMRTDKILTHPVFNSHHSESKMMRYLKSLENKDLSLVHSMISLGSCTMKLNAASEMIPLSWPEFSDIHPFAPADQTAGYSELTSKLAEDLCEITGFAGMSLQPNSGAQGEYAGLMVIKAYHEANGNHHRTICLIPASAHGTNPASAAMAGMEIIVVKCDEDGNIDVADLKTKAEQHKDNLSCLMVTYPSTHGVYEETIVDVTTIVHNNGGLVYMDGANMNAQVGLTNPGNIGADVCHLNLHKTFAIPHGGGGPGMGPIGVAKHLVDFLPGNPHVKGVGGKQAIKAVSSAPYGSALILIISYAYIKMLGSKGLTESTKNAILNANYLRVKLAAHYPILYTGKNGTVAHEMIADCRDFKRTSGVEAGDIAKRLIDFGFHAPTVSFPVANTLMIEPTESEDKAELDRFIEAMITIRQEIEEIASKGLDQNNNLLKNAPHTAALVTSSDWNLPYSREKAAYPAPYLKSNKFWVSVRRVDNAYGDRNLVCSCLPIENYITETV
- a CDS encoding caspase family protein, giving the protein MKNCSYRFILFFTGLFSLLCSWSQGTELAVQTGHSDPVTALAFSAGDIYLASGDTDGKIVIWDLLSGKQAQTISAHDHAITDLIFLKDQNLLISSSLDSTIKVWQYFSAEIIKEIQFDFAVNDIHLSSNENELAVAGKQVWLMSVTNILKDDNQAFTVSISHPAENKLGKRIGIFPKHTFDAVSISPDHKHIVLGGQEEDFCYVLDQTNWQLIKKIPAQVNSLTFNPQSTAVYFTSKHGLAGEVELQGKKRRGTSSDWMLNTFNAVIADSTMLYLADNSGQISIIDLKKFSLKKILLGDHDRLNALALSHSGHFLASAGDEGKITIWDVDSYTPMKELYGAVSQINDFLFSEDGKEILIGYHDGSLRRTHLVSNMSMVNTVSPSSDVLNSRFSWSINHLISFTPDSAVCLVYKKRKSMDADNTYDKIEAYEVIWYFETNTLSMTKCKYLTGRAVEYMRDRKKGIKHSDDFLLEPHLSDLLKMDGLNTNESSSSPGAVLANILNQHNSTNQVTCAKYNSAFKFFATAGRDGLIRFWDDESGELLVTFGPFKGGQFIYIHPEGFYFSSKKALDQVSFRKNGRLYAFEQFDILYNRPDLIAARLPYYDSLYVNAYRNAYLKRLKKMNMHESILSSEIDAPDISFTRKLEKLITENKVLLSISCFDANNELDKLHLRINGVPEFGRFGKEISGMQWKDSFEIELNPGTNYFQIHCVNEKGISSVKESFSVEAHKKDPGSDLYLVSIGVSNYHQKQYNLNFARKDAEDLKNWFSKPFGPFNSTKTKLLVDTEVTQSMLPEIIDFLSPAAVNDVVIIFIAGHGVLDENLNYFLATHDLDFNNPAEKGISYESLDDLMDKVKSRKKVMFIDACHSGEIDKDDIIKTDLIENEQGDIKFRSPLSFMLLDSTGSFDLAKTLFADMRLNNGTSVISSAGGTEYAIETDQLKNGVFTWCLLYGLSSGAADLNKNRIITLSELQEYLLFEVSKLTGGKQTPTSRVENLSTDFRIK